The nucleotide window TTTAAGGGGAAATTTTTGCTATTTAGGCAGTTTTTCCCAGGGGTAGCTCCTGACTCAGCCTCTCTGAAGTGTGTCAGGAAATGGGGCTGACAGTCATCACTCTGCTAACACCACCGCAGACCattctgatttttcccttttccacgtggcctagaaaataaaaaacaaagcatgtTTCTCCTCAGAGAAGAGATGGAGGACCCTCTTAGAGTAAAATAAGAAGTGATACATGGGGAAAAATGGAGTATATTGCAATATAGCTATATATACTAATAAACATTTTCTGTCAACTACCATAAATTcatttctaatctttttaaattctgtttcaaCTACTAAAATTTATCATGAACTCTCCAGTTCTGAAGACACTTtaacattcattatttcatttttcttcataataaCCTGTGACTTCGGTATCCCATGTTGCCAGGGTGGGACAGCTGTAGTTCTACCTGAATCGAGAGAAAATGCCTGGAAGGCCATGAGCATTCATTTCTGGAAGATGTCATCCCTTAGTTTTGCCCAACTGAAAATTCACGGGTTATTAATTACAGAATGGCATTCGcattccattctttaaaaaaaaaaatcattcttactAAAGGACTGTGTCAGTGAGTGGACACAGCAGAGTGCACTGTGTGAGTTCACTGAAGTACAGGGGTTTGGGCACGGCCTttattctttacttctttcttgtgttttagaTCCATCACTCGCGCCTACTACAGGAACTCTGTAGGTGGTCTTCTCTTATTTGACATTACCAACCGCAGGTCCTTCCAGAATGTACATGAGTGGTTAGAAGAGACCAAAGTACACGTTCAGCCCTACCAAATCGTATTTGTCCTGGTAGGTCACAAGTGTGACCTGGATACACAGAGGCAAGTGACTCGCCACGAGGCAGAGAAACTGGCTGCTGCATACGGCATGAAGTACATTGAGACGTCAGCCCGAGACGCCATTAACGTGGAGAAAGCCTTCACAGACCTGACAAGAGACATATATGAGCTGGTTAAACGGGGGGATATTACAATCCAGGAGGGATGGGAAGGGGTGAAGAGTGGATTTGTACCAAACGTGGTTCACTCTTCAGAAGAGGTTGTCAAATCAGAGCGGAGATGCCTGTGCTAGTCAGCTGTCAGGGTCCCGAAACGTGCTCTCCCACCTGAACTGCAAAGCGATCACAACGAAGAGAATCCCTGGTGACTGAATGGACTCAACCTCCATGTTACATACCAAGTGAGCCTCCTCCTCAAGGAGAATCTGACTGGCTGTGGTGGGTGGACGTGACTGAGGGGCTGCTCCATGTGCCCTTTGCGGACCGCGTGTCGAGGGGCTGAGGTCTGGggaaatttttccagaaaaatacacCCTCAGACAGCATAACACACTATTTCTTGGTGTTTCCGCTCATTCATAGGtcacaaacataaagaaatatgTAAAGGGGGGAAAGGATCCCATTGGAAACAATTAGAACTAAAACGACTGTGAGATCAACTTAATCGGTGAGAACACCCTACACCAAGTGTTTGCGCTGGGTTTGGCTAGAAGGTACCAATTGGCTTCTAAACGGCTCGTCTGTAGAACGAGGGGCACAGAGCAGCTATTCACTAAGACCCTTTCAAGGCCTGTTGTTCTAGTAAAATCAGTGTGGCTCTGAGAAGGGAGGCCGTTATACATACTGTTGTTACCACATTCCAGAAAGCGCACCCCCGTGTGATGGAATAGATGACCAtgtaagtagaagaaagaaacacTGTAATCCATGCCATACCCTCTGTCCCCATCATCCCAGGCCTGGAGTTCACCCGCCCACCTCTCCAGGGGCCGAGCAGCTGTGTACAGGGACCGCCTGTGAAAGGAGCCCTGAGGCAAACGTTCGCTAATCAACCCTGTACTGAGACACACACCTCACAGTCCCTTGAATTACTTACTGATCATCCCAACAGGCCTGTGAGGTTTTCTTCCCTAATTTACAAGAGTAAACTAAGAAGCAGGAGATTCACTTGGCTAAGGGGAAGGTCTCCTGACTCCTAGTTCCCGTCCCACTGCATCAGCTTGTTCCTGCTGTCAGATGAACGAACTGTTACTAATTTGTTTACTTTGGAAGAGATATGACTGTAAATAAATGTTCTCTACATGTTAGGGTATGTTTCATTATTGCTTACGACTCAGCTACAATCCTGAGGGAACCTGGGGACGGAACAAAACGTAAAGCCAGTTCAGGTCTCACTGACAAGAGGGCTTTAAATGAGAGACTAATTGCACACTCGAAACACATCAAAACTGTGTGGGCTCCAAATGTTCTTATCACTGAAACACAGTGGACATATTACTGCAAGGAACCAAATACAGCAATGGGGAGTGGGATGGGGATAAAATACTCACCTCACAATGACCTTAGCCGCCTGTTTGCCATATACCTACACTGGGTCCTTGTCTACCCTAGAGAGTCAGCTCTTACTTCTCAGGTGAATAGACATCTAATGCATCAGGAAACTGAAACGGTTGGCTTAAGCTTCCATGATCTTCTTGAAGAGAGGTCCTGCTTTAAATTATTCTTTGGATTGTAGCTAGTTGAGCTAGGCAAAAGCCATACTTTTCACAGTAAGAAAACAATTCAGAATAGTCACGTTTCTCACATCCATTGTGATAGGAAAGCCTGCCAATGGTAAATTGCTTTGACACACAATGTCGAACTTCGGTATGAACGTGACTGAATCTGAACATCTGGGAATTACTTCAGCCAGAACGAAGCAGCCCAATaacaaaaattatggaaacaaaccACCTTGGACCAACCTGCAGCATCAACTACAAGTGAACCAACCATCGTCTCTGCATTCACTTCCCCTGACCTGGCTTGGGCGGATCGTGGTTTCAGAAAGCAAATAGAAGAGGGTCAGTGGGATTAATGCAGTTTCATAAACTGCTGTAAGAAGATTCCAAAGGCAAGATTATCCAGTGGATTCTGtcagttccaaaaaaaaaagaaggatagaAACAAAACTTCTCTACAGTTTTCTTgtctaaaatacattatatgtatattgtTCTCACTCCTTGCATTTTTTAAGGCAGGTTTAAAGATACTCAGCACAGGATCCAGCAAAGGTGGCTGAGCTTAATTGCTTAAACAAgttctggaaattttaaaaatcattttagtagAATTCAGTGCTGTTGTCACTGCAATAAGTGCGTTTTAGAGAAAAATCAGGTGTTAATACAATACTATGGATAAAGCTTTAGAAGCTATTTTACTACATAGGTCAAAGAAAAGACCAACTAACTTGTAACAAAGACCACCACTGCATGCTGGATTAGACTGTCTCCTGTTCCAGAAAAAACTGTAAACTTTTCCTCACTTTGTTGTGCATTGTAATGCAATgtggaaaaatgttttctttagctGTATGTGAATGAGAATTTGCTTGTATTTAGTAAAATGGTTGATTATGTGACTGTGAGATTTCAAGTGTGTGTTGTAGCTATTTCCACTGGAGGGTGTCAATTAGGTAGGACACATACCACACAAGCAGTGTTCACCGGCATCTCAAAGCGAGAGCAAGAAtgtaatttttgaaagatataatCATCACGTTGAAAGTCACAAAGCCCTCACTACTGCCTGACAATCCTTTACCACTTTTGGAAGAGTTGGTTCTATCAAGCCTAAAGTTGAATGACTGCAATTTTTAGTCAGGGAGCTTAATTAGGACACCAGGGAGCTGATCGCAACTACTGTCATCCCTGAAAAGTGTTCTGTTCCCCCAGGCTAGATTGTCTTAGCTTTTTCTGGCCCTACTGTATGGGGTGCTTTTTTTTGTCAAGATCCCTTGGAGGGTGGGGCTCAGATTAGAACAGTGCCTTGGGTTTACAGTATATATttaggggagaggaaaaaaaggaaagatgtttgATGCTTGAGCCTGGGCACAGGAAGGCTGAATTCACACagctttatcatttttatagtcatgagtgaaggagggaggaaggaacaaaggTAGAAGGGAAAACAACCCATGTGACAGCACTTAATATAGTCTACCATTC belongs to Lutra lutra chromosome X, mLutLut1.2, whole genome shotgun sequence and includes:
- the RAB39B gene encoding ras-related protein Rab-39B; translated protein: MEAIWLYQFRLIVIGDSTVGKSCLIRRFTEGRFAQVSDPTVGVDFFSRLVEIEPGKRIKLQIWDTAGQERFRSITRAYYRNSVGGLLLFDITNRRSFQNVHEWLEETKVHVQPYQIVFVLVGHKCDLDTQRQVTRHEAEKLAAAYGMKYIETSARDAINVEKAFTDLTRDIYELVKRGDITIQEGWEGVKSGFVPNVVHSSEEVVKSERRCLC